Proteins from one Pagrus major chromosome 1, Pma_NU_1.0 genomic window:
- the LOC140994719 gene encoding equilibrative nucleoside transporter 2-like, translating into MWNEKKQSPPADRGQVVAIIIFVLGLGTLLPWNFFMTASQYFNGRLTVPTNSSNGTSGGPTKDYNYDSWMALLSQLPLLLFSLLNSFLYQWVRERLRVAFSLIGIFLLFSLTAALVQVQMLPDTFFSVTMATIWFINMFSAVLQGSLFGVVGLFPPRYSTLFMSGQGLAGIFAALAMLISILSNRKENNTSEALGYFITPCVATLGTLLCYLLLPHLEFARFYLNRSQTDQVETSQELLSTTDKKVSNNNDKELEANGTFVRDPEESQERLSVLAVFKKIWLMAACVTCVFAVTLSVFPVITVRVQTVYKENTSWDKVFSCVCCFIVFNAMDLAGRSAPSLGQWPSKESLLFPAAVLSRLLFIPLLMLCNVSDSSFPRPFRHDCAFVSIMALFSFSNGYLASLCMAYAPQLVRHKDCETVGTLMTFFLVLGLAVGASFSFLLGQLV; encoded by the exons ATGTGGAACGAGAAGAAACAGAGTCCACCTGCCGACCG CGGTCAGGTCGTCGCCATCATCATCTTTGTGCTCGGGCTGGGAACACTGCTGCCCTGGAACTTCTTCATGACGGCCTCCCAG TATTTCAACGGTCGGCTCACAGTTCCAACTAACTCCTCCAACGGGACATCAGGAGGTCCAACTAAAGACTACAACTATGACAGCTGGATGGCCTTGCTTTCCCAGCTGcccctgctgctcttctccctgcTCAACTCCTTCCTGTATCAGTG GGTGAGGGAGCGTCTCCGTGTGGCCTTCAGCCTGATCggcatcttcctcctcttctccctcacGGCGGCTCTGGTTCAGGTCCAAATGCTGCCGGACACCTTCTTCTCCGTCACCATGGCGACCATCTGGTTCATCAACA tgttcAGTGCCGTGCTGCAGGGCAGTCTGTTCGGCGTGGTCGGCCTGTTTCCTCCTCGTTACAGCACTCTGTTCATGAGCGGTCAGGGTCTGGCCGGGATCTTCGCTGCACTCGCGATGCTCATCTCCATCTTAA gtaacagaaaagaaaacaacacgtCGGAGGCGTTGGGATACTTCATCACACCGTGTGTGGCCACTCTGGGGACGCTGCTGTGTTACCTGCTGCTGCCACACCTG GAATTTGCTCGTTTTTACCTGAACAGAAGTCAAACTGATCAAGTGGAGACGTCGCAGGAGCTCCTCAGCACCACAG acaaaaaagtctCAAACAACAACGATAAAGAGCTCGAGGCCAACGGGACGTTCGTCAGAGACCCAGAGGAGAGTCAGGAGCGTTTGTCCGTCCTGGCCGTCTTCAAAAAG aTCTGGCTGATGGCTGcgtgtgtgacgtgtgtgttCGCCGTCACCCTGTCAGTGTTTCCCGTGATCACAGTCCGAGTGCAGACTGTTTATAAGGAAAACACTTCCTGGG ATAAAGTTTTCTCCTGCGTCTGCTGCTTCATCGTTTTCAACGCCATGGACTTGGCCGGCCGCAGCGCCCCGTCTCTCGGCCAATGG CCTTCGAAGGAGAGCCTCCTGTTTCCTGCCGCCGTGTTGTCCCGTCTGCTCTTCATCCCTCTGCTCATGTTGTGTAACGTCAGCGACTCCAGCTTCCCCCGCCCCTTCAGACACGACTGTGCCTTCGTCTCCATCATGGCCCTGTTCTCCTTCTCCAACGGGTACCTGGCGAGCCTCTGCATGGCCTACGCTCCACA GTTGGTGAGACATAAAGACTGCGAGACGGTCGGCACTCTCATGACCTTCTTCCTCGTGCTGGGTCTGGCAGTGGGAGCGTCCTTCTCCTTCCTGCTGGGACAACTGGTGTAG
- the LOC140995158 gene encoding E3 ubiquitin-protein ligase pellino homolog 1-like, with protein MFSLGQENISSSPASTKGPVKYGELIVLGCNGSLPNGDKGRRKSRFALCRRNKANGVKPSTVHSSCTPQAAKAISNKEQHSISYTLSRVQTVVVEYTHDSNTDMFQIGRSTENPIDFVVTDTVPGGQSQVDGQTVQSTISRFACRIICQRNPPYSARIYAAGFDSSKNIFLGEKAAKWRMQDGQMDGLTTNGVLVMHPRQGFNQDSKPGLWREISVCGSVFTLRETRSSQQRGKMVDSECNELMDGSLIDLCGATLLWRTAEGLAHTPTVKHLEALRQELNAGRPQCPVGFNTLAFPSLRRKDVLDEKQPWAYLRCGHVHGYHGWGGRRNPEVDAECQERECPMCRARGPYVPLWLGCEAGFYVDAEPPTHAFVPCGHVCSEKTTAFWSQIPLPHGTHTFHSACPFCIQPLSAESSCIRLIFQSPLD; from the exons ATGTTTTCGCTCGGTCAGGAaaacatctcctcctcccctgcttCCACCAAAGGACCAGTCAAATATGGAGAGCTCATTGTGCTGGG GTGTAACGGCTCTCTGCCCAACGGTGACAAGGGGAGGCGGAAAAGTCGCTTCGCTCTGTGTCGCAGAAATAAGGCCAACGGTGTGAAACCCAGCACGGTCCACTCGTCCTGCACACCTCAGGCTGCCAAG GCGATAAGCAACAAGGAGCAGCACAGTATTTCATACACTCTGTCTCGGGTGCAGACGGTGGTGGTGGAGTACACACACGACAGCAACACGGACATGTTCCAG ATCGGTCGTTCGACAGAGAATCCCATCGACTTTGTGGTGACGGACACGGTGCCCGGCGGTCAGAGCCAGGTTGATGGTCAGACGGTCCAGAGCACCATCTCCCGCTTCGCCTGCCGCATCATCTGCCAAAGAAACCCGCCTTACTCCGCCCGGATCTACGCCGCGGGCTTCGACTCCTCTAAGAACATCTTCCTGGGG GAGAAAGCAGCCAAGTGGAGGATGCAGGACGGTCAGATGGACGGACTGACCACCAACGGAGTTCTGGTGATGCACCCGCGCCAGGGCTTCAACCAGGACTCCAAACCTGGACTGTGGAGGGAAATCTCCGTCTGCGGCAGCGTCTTCACACTGCGGGAAACCAGATCATCTCAGCAGAGGGGCAAGATG GTGGACTCTGAGTGTAACGAGTTGATGGACGGCTCGCTCATCGACCTGTGCGGCGCCACTCTGCTGTGGCGGACGGCCGAGGGTCTGGCGCACACGCCCACCGTCAAACACCTGGAGGCCCTGCGGCAGGAGCTGAACGCCGGGCGGCCGCAGTGTCCAGTCGGCTTCAACACGCTGGCCTTCCCCAGCCTTCGCCGCAAAGACGTCCTGGACGAGAAGCAGCCGTGGGCCTACCTGCGCTGCGGCCACGTGCACGGCTACCACGGCTGGGGGGGCCGTCGTAACCCCGAGGTGGACGCGGAGTGTCAGGAGAGAGAGTGCCCCATGTGCCGGGCGCGGGGCCCCTACGTGCCGCTGTGGCTGGGCTGCGAGGCGGGCTTCTACGTGGACGCGGAGCCCCCCACTCACGCCTTCGTCCCCTGCGGTCACGTCTGCTCGGAGAAGACGACGGCGTTCTGGAGTCAGATCCCGCTGCCGCACGGCACGCACACCTTCCACTCCGCCTGCCCGTTCTGCATCCAGCCGCTGAGCGCAGAGTCCAGCTGCATCAGACTCATCTTCCAAAGCCCGCTGGACTAG
- the vps54 gene encoding vacuolar protein sorting-associated protein 54 isoform X2 produces MASSHRSSPVPRGGRDGIYPKERDTSPHRCRPIRSLPDVCPKEPTGEGRGLCPSVVAEHDRWTVYSSKVNLPAALNDPRLAKRESDFFTKTWGLDFAETEVMPSFYLPNITREHFGPYLQEMAQRERIHERCKTICPNKDDVDAVSSITTNHDKSRAELEQVPKIFMKPEFALEDPATFNTVLPWSHFNSAGGKSSRDVASSKLLQEKLSHYLDVVEVSIARQISLRSEAFFHAMSSQHELQDRLQETQRAVAVLRGRTAAIDRVMCQGPLTALRTALTRNNCVKLHNKLKLMAAVHQTQPTVQLLLSTSEFVGALELISTTKEVLQQELQGIHSFRHLGSQLCELEKLIDKMMVEDFSMYARSDLNRSLRDEPQVLEKERLECLVFGLLRQRKLDFLDIYSDEMIMAAKAIVAQCVAESVLHIEEIDTEVVTKLADQMRVMTFPQWFELLKNVFESFLLFLQRIKATLYVIKNVVLEVLASNQKIRLLEEAGSGAAGQEASPGPSPLQGEAELAYLTHEGLFISDALNEAQQNQQAVVQDQNSVMGSRIQAAGSDSASGTTETIVSREQSFMSGENMMPSDLELNRVINNIQELLYSASDVSHDRCVKVLTARAKDGSLERLSSAEFVCLSQAVEAFVRDTEELCGRRSVSLRGALQSQANRFVHRFHEERKTKLSLLLDNERWKQAEVPTEFQDLVNSIADGRITLPERKIPGPEDRKPTEFLLVNGQKYAVVGTVLLLIRIFLEYCQCVNDIPSIATDMLTRLSDLLKHFNSRSCQLVLGAGALQVVGLKTITTKNLALASRCLQLVVHYIPIIRAHFETKLQPKQFSVLRHFDHITKDYNDHIAEISAKLVAIMDSLFEKVLSKYEVKAPMPSACFRNVCKQMAKMHEALYELLPEEQTQMLFLRINASFKLHLKRQLARLGVVNDGGPQQGLVVVDVAFYTENVAALKSLERLDLNMAEIWEQKR; encoded by the exons ATGGCCTCCAGCCACAGGTCATCCCCAGTGCCTCGCGGAGGCCGAGATGGGATCTATCCAAAGGAGCGGGATACCTCCCCCCATCGATGCCGGCCCATCCGGTCCCTGCCTGACGTCTGTCCGAAGGAGCCGACAG GTGAGGGGCGGGGCCTGTGCCCGTCCGTGGTGGCGGAGCACGACAGGTGGACGGTGTACAGCTCGAAGGTGAACCTCCCCGCCGCGCTGAACGACCCGCGGCTCGCCAAACGGGAGTCTGACTTTTTCACCAAAACATGGGGGCTGGACTTCGCCGAGACGGAGGTGATGCCTTCCTTCTACCTCCCCAACATCACCCGGGAACACTTCGGGCCCTACCTGCAGGAGATGGCTCAG agggAAAGAATCCACGAACGCTGCAAGACGATCTGTCCCAACAAAGACGACGTGGACGCCGTCTCAAGTATCACCACCAACCACG ATAAATCCAGAGCTGAGCTGGAACAAGTCCCGAAG ATCTTCATGAAGCCTGAGTTTGCTCTGGAGGACCCGGCCACCTTCAACACCGTCCTGCCCTGGTCGCACTTCAACAGTGCCGGAgggaagagcagcagagacgTGGCCTCGTCcaagctgctgcaggagaag CTGAGTCACTACCTTGATGTGGTGGAGGTGAGCATCGCCCGGCAGATCTCTCTTCGCTCCGAGGCGTTTTTCCACGCCATGTCCTCGCAGCACGAGCTGCAGGACCGGCTGCAGGAGACGCAGCGGGCCGTGGCCGTCCTGCGGGGCCGGACCGCCGCAATTGACCGGGTCATGTGCCAGGGGCCTCTGACGGCCCTCCGCACCGCCCTCACCCGCAACAACTGCGTGAAGCTGCACAACAAGCTGAAGCTGATGGCGGCGGTGCATCAGACGCAGCCCACCGTGCAGCTGCTGCTCTCCACCTCCGAGTTCGTCGGAGCGCTGGAGCTCATCTCCACCACCaaggaggtgctgcagcaggagCTGCAGGGGATCCACAGCTTCAG ACATCTGGGCTCCCAGCTGTGTGAGCTGGAGAAGCTGATCGATAAGATGATGGTGGAGGATTTCAGCATGTACGCCCGCAGCGACCTGAACCGCAGCCTGAGGGACGAGCCGCAGGTCCTGGAGAAG GAGCGTCTGGAGTGTCTGGTGTTCGGCCTGCTGCGGCAGAGGaaactggacttcctggatATTTACAGCGATGAGATGATTATGGCTGCCAAGGCCATCGTCGCTCAG tgtgtagCAGAAAGTGTTTTGCACATAGAAGAAATTGACACTGAAGTCGTCACTAA gctagCTGACCAGATGCGTGTGATGACGTTTCCTCAGTGGTTTGAGCTGCTGAAAAACGTCTTCGAGAGTTTCCTTCTCTTCCTGCAGAGGATCAAG GCCACTCTGTACGTGATCAAAAACGTGGTCCTGGAGGTCCTGGCCTCGAACCAGAAGATCCGGCTCCTGGAGGAGGCCGGTTCAGGCGCTGCAGGTCAGGAGGCTTCCCCCGGCCCGTCTCCCCTGCAGGGGGAGGCCGAGCTGGCCTACCTCACCCACGAGGGTCTGTTCATCAGCGACGCTCTGAACGAGGCTCAGCAGAACCAGCAAGCGGTGGTTCAGGATCAGAACTCTGTGATGGGCTCCAGGATCCAGGCTGCCGGCAGCGACTCAGCGTCTGGGACCACGGAGACGATCgtcagcagagagcagagcttCAT gTCCGGTGAGAACATGATGCCCAGTGATCTGGAGCTGAACCGCGTCATCAACAacatccaggagctgctgtaCTCGGCCTCGGACGTCAGCCACGACCGCTGCGTCAAAGTCCTCACAGCCAGAGCCAAG GACGGCTCTCTGGAGCGTCTGAGCTCGGCCGAGTTCGTGTGTCTCTCTCAGGCGGTGGAGGCGTTCGTCAGGGACACAGAGGAGCTGTGCGGCAGGCGCAGCGTCTCCCTGAGGGGGGCGCTGCAGAGCCAGGCCAACCGCTTCGTCCACCGCTTCCACGAGGAACGCAAGACCAAACTCAG cctcctcctggATAACGAGCGCTGGAAGCAGGCCGAGGTTCCCACTGAGTTTCAGGATCTGGTGAACTCCATCGCTGACGGCAGAATAACACTACCAGAGCGCAAAATCCCAG GTCCAGAGGACAGGAAGCCCACAGAGTTTCTGCTCGTCAACGGGCAGAAATACGCCGTCGTCGG gaCGGTTCTGCTGCTGATCCGGATCTTTCTGGAGTACTGTCAGTGTGTCAACGACATCCCGTCCATCGCCACCGACATGCTGACACGTCTGTCGGACCTCCTCAAG CACTTCAACTCTCGGAGCTGCCAGCTGGTTCTGGGCGCCGGAGCTCTGCAGGTTGTCGGCCTCAAGACCATCACCACCAAAAACCTCg CATTAGCCTCCCGCTGCCTGCAGCTGGTGGTTCACTACATTCCCATCATCAGAGCTCATTTTGAGACCAAGCTGCAGCCCAAACAGTTCAGCGTCCTCCGACACTTCGACCACATCACCAAG GACTACAACGATCACATCGCAGAGATTTCTGCTAAGCTGGTGGCCATCATGGACAGTCTGTTTGAGAAGGTTTTATCAAAG tATGAAGTGAAGGCTCCGATGCCGTCGGCCTGCTTCAGGAACGTCTGTAAGCAGATGGCGAAGATGCACGAAGCCCTTTATGAGCTTTTACCTGAAGAGCAGACGCAG
- the vps54 gene encoding vacuolar protein sorting-associated protein 54 isoform X1: protein MASSHRSSPVPRGGRDGIYPKERDTSPHRCRPIRSLPDVCPKEPTGEGRGLCPSVVAEHDRWTVYSSKVNLPAALNDPRLAKRESDFFTKTWGLDFAETEVMPSFYLPNITREHFGPYLQEMAQRERIHERCKTICPNKDDVDAVSSITTNHDKSRAELEQVPKIFMKPEFALEDPATFNTVLPWSHFNSAGGKSSRDVASSKLLQEKLSHYLDVVEVSIARQISLRSEAFFHAMSSQHELQDRLQETQRAVAVLRGRTAAIDRVMCQGPLTALRTALTRNNCVKLHNKLKLMAAVHQTQPTVQLLLSTSEFVGALELISTTKEVLQQELQGIHSFRHLGSQLCELEKLIDKMMVEDFSMYARSDLNRSLRDEPQVLEKVHTPTAASQKERLECLVFGLLRQRKLDFLDIYSDEMIMAAKAIVAQCVAESVLHIEEIDTEVVTKLADQMRVMTFPQWFELLKNVFESFLLFLQRIKATLYVIKNVVLEVLASNQKIRLLEEAGSGAAGQEASPGPSPLQGEAELAYLTHEGLFISDALNEAQQNQQAVVQDQNSVMGSRIQAAGSDSASGTTETIVSREQSFMSGENMMPSDLELNRVINNIQELLYSASDVSHDRCVKVLTARAKDGSLERLSSAEFVCLSQAVEAFVRDTEELCGRRSVSLRGALQSQANRFVHRFHEERKTKLSLLLDNERWKQAEVPTEFQDLVNSIADGRITLPERKIPGPEDRKPTEFLLVNGQKYAVVGTVLLLIRIFLEYCQCVNDIPSIATDMLTRLSDLLKHFNSRSCQLVLGAGALQVVGLKTITTKNLALASRCLQLVVHYIPIIRAHFETKLQPKQFSVLRHFDHITKDYNDHIAEISAKLVAIMDSLFEKVLSKYEVKAPMPSACFRNVCKQMAKMHEALYELLPEEQTQMLFLRINASFKLHLKRQLARLGVVNDGGPQQGLVVVDVAFYTENVAALKSLERLDLNMAEIWEQKR, encoded by the exons ATGGCCTCCAGCCACAGGTCATCCCCAGTGCCTCGCGGAGGCCGAGATGGGATCTATCCAAAGGAGCGGGATACCTCCCCCCATCGATGCCGGCCCATCCGGTCCCTGCCTGACGTCTGTCCGAAGGAGCCGACAG GTGAGGGGCGGGGCCTGTGCCCGTCCGTGGTGGCGGAGCACGACAGGTGGACGGTGTACAGCTCGAAGGTGAACCTCCCCGCCGCGCTGAACGACCCGCGGCTCGCCAAACGGGAGTCTGACTTTTTCACCAAAACATGGGGGCTGGACTTCGCCGAGACGGAGGTGATGCCTTCCTTCTACCTCCCCAACATCACCCGGGAACACTTCGGGCCCTACCTGCAGGAGATGGCTCAG agggAAAGAATCCACGAACGCTGCAAGACGATCTGTCCCAACAAAGACGACGTGGACGCCGTCTCAAGTATCACCACCAACCACG ATAAATCCAGAGCTGAGCTGGAACAAGTCCCGAAG ATCTTCATGAAGCCTGAGTTTGCTCTGGAGGACCCGGCCACCTTCAACACCGTCCTGCCCTGGTCGCACTTCAACAGTGCCGGAgggaagagcagcagagacgTGGCCTCGTCcaagctgctgcaggagaag CTGAGTCACTACCTTGATGTGGTGGAGGTGAGCATCGCCCGGCAGATCTCTCTTCGCTCCGAGGCGTTTTTCCACGCCATGTCCTCGCAGCACGAGCTGCAGGACCGGCTGCAGGAGACGCAGCGGGCCGTGGCCGTCCTGCGGGGCCGGACCGCCGCAATTGACCGGGTCATGTGCCAGGGGCCTCTGACGGCCCTCCGCACCGCCCTCACCCGCAACAACTGCGTGAAGCTGCACAACAAGCTGAAGCTGATGGCGGCGGTGCATCAGACGCAGCCCACCGTGCAGCTGCTGCTCTCCACCTCCGAGTTCGTCGGAGCGCTGGAGCTCATCTCCACCACCaaggaggtgctgcagcaggagCTGCAGGGGATCCACAGCTTCAG ACATCTGGGCTCCCAGCTGTGTGAGCTGGAGAAGCTGATCGATAAGATGATGGTGGAGGATTTCAGCATGTACGCCCGCAGCGACCTGAACCGCAGCCTGAGGGACGAGCCGCAGGTCCTGGAGAAG GTTCACACACCAACCGCTGCCTCACAGAAg GAGCGTCTGGAGTGTCTGGTGTTCGGCCTGCTGCGGCAGAGGaaactggacttcctggatATTTACAGCGATGAGATGATTATGGCTGCCAAGGCCATCGTCGCTCAG tgtgtagCAGAAAGTGTTTTGCACATAGAAGAAATTGACACTGAAGTCGTCACTAA gctagCTGACCAGATGCGTGTGATGACGTTTCCTCAGTGGTTTGAGCTGCTGAAAAACGTCTTCGAGAGTTTCCTTCTCTTCCTGCAGAGGATCAAG GCCACTCTGTACGTGATCAAAAACGTGGTCCTGGAGGTCCTGGCCTCGAACCAGAAGATCCGGCTCCTGGAGGAGGCCGGTTCAGGCGCTGCAGGTCAGGAGGCTTCCCCCGGCCCGTCTCCCCTGCAGGGGGAGGCCGAGCTGGCCTACCTCACCCACGAGGGTCTGTTCATCAGCGACGCTCTGAACGAGGCTCAGCAGAACCAGCAAGCGGTGGTTCAGGATCAGAACTCTGTGATGGGCTCCAGGATCCAGGCTGCCGGCAGCGACTCAGCGTCTGGGACCACGGAGACGATCgtcagcagagagcagagcttCAT gTCCGGTGAGAACATGATGCCCAGTGATCTGGAGCTGAACCGCGTCATCAACAacatccaggagctgctgtaCTCGGCCTCGGACGTCAGCCACGACCGCTGCGTCAAAGTCCTCACAGCCAGAGCCAAG GACGGCTCTCTGGAGCGTCTGAGCTCGGCCGAGTTCGTGTGTCTCTCTCAGGCGGTGGAGGCGTTCGTCAGGGACACAGAGGAGCTGTGCGGCAGGCGCAGCGTCTCCCTGAGGGGGGCGCTGCAGAGCCAGGCCAACCGCTTCGTCCACCGCTTCCACGAGGAACGCAAGACCAAACTCAG cctcctcctggATAACGAGCGCTGGAAGCAGGCCGAGGTTCCCACTGAGTTTCAGGATCTGGTGAACTCCATCGCTGACGGCAGAATAACACTACCAGAGCGCAAAATCCCAG GTCCAGAGGACAGGAAGCCCACAGAGTTTCTGCTCGTCAACGGGCAGAAATACGCCGTCGTCGG gaCGGTTCTGCTGCTGATCCGGATCTTTCTGGAGTACTGTCAGTGTGTCAACGACATCCCGTCCATCGCCACCGACATGCTGACACGTCTGTCGGACCTCCTCAAG CACTTCAACTCTCGGAGCTGCCAGCTGGTTCTGGGCGCCGGAGCTCTGCAGGTTGTCGGCCTCAAGACCATCACCACCAAAAACCTCg CATTAGCCTCCCGCTGCCTGCAGCTGGTGGTTCACTACATTCCCATCATCAGAGCTCATTTTGAGACCAAGCTGCAGCCCAAACAGTTCAGCGTCCTCCGACACTTCGACCACATCACCAAG GACTACAACGATCACATCGCAGAGATTTCTGCTAAGCTGGTGGCCATCATGGACAGTCTGTTTGAGAAGGTTTTATCAAAG tATGAAGTGAAGGCTCCGATGCCGTCGGCCTGCTTCAGGAACGTCTGTAAGCAGATGGCGAAGATGCACGAAGCCCTTTATGAGCTTTTACCTGAAGAGCAGACGCAG